The genomic interval ACACGCGCCGCCACCAGTCGTAGAGCGCGTCGAGATCGTCCTCGTCGCGGACATAGGGGGTGTGACCGGGACTGAGCGAGGGGCTGTGGAAGGACAGCACCAGCACCGGCAAGCCGTCGTCCAGCGCCATGTCGATGCCGCGGATGGCTTCCTGCACGCTCACCCCCTCGGGCGTCAGCGGCACCCGCTCGAGCAGGCCCAGCTTCGCCAGCGCTCCGCGCAACACCGGCGCGCGCCACAGCCGGGGATAGATCGCCTCCCCCTGCCGCCGCAGCATTCCCCAGAAGGTGGTCGTCAGCGGCAGTTCGAGCAGCGTGCGGGCATCGTCCAGCCAGTAGGGCGCAAGCGGATGGGCGCGGAAATCGGGGCCGTGCGCGTGTGAATAGTCGAAATGCGGGCGAACCGAGCTGTCGACCGCGATGCCGTTATCCGCCAGCGCCCGCGCCGTGTTCGGTCCCACGCCGTAACGGCCCGCGCGGTAGATCAACGGGGCGATCCCGAAATTCTCCTCGATCGCATCGCGCAGGCGCGTCAGCTTGGACGCTTCCAGCCCGGCGGGCAGGTTGCCGGCGAAGGAATTGGCCTGTGTGACCTCCTCCTCGAAGGGAGGATTGACCCAGGGGTGCAACTGCACCCCGATCTCGGCCCGGCCGGCGGCGAGCGGTTCGCGCAAGATCTCCGCCGCGCGGGTGCTGCTGGCGATGGGCCAGTCCACCAGATAGACCGGGGCCACGCCCTGCGCCTCGCAGAACTGCTGGAACTTGGCGAGCCGCGGGACGGACCTGGTGGAATGGCTTTCGCGCGTGAGCGGCTTGCCCCAGTCGAACTCCTCCTCCGTATCGACGGTCAGCAGGAAGCGGGTGCGCCCGTCGGCAAAGCACGCCGCGGCGTGCGGGGGAGGGGGATCGAGCAGGTTGCGCATGGCCGTGGCGGCCTTCCTTGCAGGATAATCCTTGCGACCCGGTTTATCCGGCGGTCCTGCTATGGCCAGCGTCGCCGGCGGTCAAGGCGGGCAGGGTGAGGACGACCTGTTCGTCCTCGCACGCCAGCGTGCCACCCGCCGCCCGCGCTTCGGCCTGCGCCAGGCGGAAGGCGAAACCCGGGCCGAACATGCCGGCGCTGACCACCCGGCGCTGGCCCGGCGCGGCGGCGGGCGCGCCGTCTTCCCCCAGCAGCGATCGCGGCACTTCCATCTTCAGCGTGATGGTCTGCCCGTCGCCGCGCAACTCGGCGGGAATCGTCTCGCCCGGACCCATCGCCCCGGCCGCCGTGGCGAGCAGCCGCCAGCACAGCACCATCGCATCGGACCGGTCGAGAGCGACGGCGAAGGGCGACCCGGCGACATCCAGCGCGAAGCCGGCATTGCGCGGACGCAGCACGCCTTCGAGCCGGCGGATAGTCTCCACCAGCGCGGTGCGCAGATCGGTCTCGCCATCCTCCAGCGCCATTCCGCCCGCCTCGAGCTTTACCAGCCGGTCGACCTCGTCGAACCCGGCGAGCAGCTTGGCCGCATCGACCGAGATGGCGGCGGCATGAGCGCGGTATTCGTGCGGAACGGCGCCGAACAATTGCTGCTGGATGATCTCGGCGAAACCCTGGAGCGCGTTCACCGGCGTGCGCAGTTCGTGAAGAACCTGCCGCATCGCGTCGGCGGGCGAATCTTCGTCATTGGCGGGGAGAAGCAGCGGGCGGTAGAGGCGACCGTGATAGCCGGCGAAGCCGCCAGTCGCCTGTTCGAACACCGGCGTCGCTTCCATCCGCCATTCGCCGCTGATCGCGGGCGCCGCGGCCAGCGTGACCGGCGCCGCGCGGAGCGGCTGACGGTGCGCGAGTGCGGCGCGCGTCCGGTCCGAAACCCGGACCAAGTCGCCGGCCGTCGGCGCGGTCAGCATCAATCCGACGGCAAGCGGGGCGATATCCTCGTCCGCCCAGATCACCGCACCGTCTGCCCCGGTGGTGAAGTCGAACCGGTCGGATGCAGCGTCGGTCCGGGCCCGGTCGCGGCCGCGCGCCGGTAGCGGTTCGGGAAGGGACGACCTGCCAGAGCGCTCTTCGCGGAACGCCTCGATGCGGCGCAGCAGCGCCCCGACGCTTTCCACCTGCGACTGCCGCGCGGCGGGGGCGTCGGTCCGCTCGTCCGCCGCCGGCGACGCAGTGTCCTGCGGAGAGGCCGGCGGCGTGGGGGCGGGGGCAGGCGCGGGAAGCTGCGCCCCGTCCGCGGCGGGCAGCGCCCCGGCGACGGCACCGGTAAGCACCAGGTCGCCCACGCCCAGCCTGGCCAGCAATTGCCTGGCCGATTGCGGCAGATCGCGCCGGTGACGCAGGAAACCGCGGGCGATTACCGGGAGAGAGGGGATGAGGCGGAGCCATTCGTCCTCCCGCAGGCGCGCCGTCGCCATCGCCGCGGCGGCAGGCTTGGACGGTCCCTCCGCCAGCAGCGCGACGAAGCGCGGAACGCGCAGCCGCGTCCCCGGTTCGCGCAGGATGCGCGATTGATCCTCTTCGGGAATGGCGCGCTGCAACAGGCCGAGCACGATGTAGGCCGCGCTCGTCATCGCACCGGTCGGCGGCAGGCGCGTCGTTCCCATGAGATCGACGAGCTGGCGAAATTGCGTGCGCGCGGCCGCGTCGCTGTCCGTGCGCATGCGCAGCACCGTGGCGAGGCGGTCGTCGAATTGCATTCTCGCTCCCGGCGAAAGTTAACGGATCGTCAACTTCGCCCTAGCCGGGTGCGCTATGGGTGACAGTTGCGCCGACGGGTGCGTTGCAAAAAGGGACAATCGCGCGCATACCACTGAAAGTTTCGCGGGAACGACGCGCTGCGTTCAGGATTTAATATCCGAATAGCCTGATATTGCGGATTTCGGCATTCTCAAGGGGCATCGGCGCATGGCGACGCTGGACAGGATAGACAGGAAGTTGCTGGCCGAATTGCAGGCCGAGGGACGCGTGACGAATGTCGATCTCGCCAGCCGTGTCGGCCTGACCGCGCCCCCCTGCCTGCGCCGCGTGCGCGCGCTGGAGGAAGAGGGCGTCATTCGCGGCTACCATGCCGATCTCGATGCATCGAAGCTGGGTTTCGCCATAACCGTGTTCGCGATGGTCAGCCTGCGCAGCCAGGCCGAGGAAGACCTCAAGGCGTTCGAGGATCACATCAAGACGCTGCCCGAAGTGCGCGAGTGCCACATGCTGAACGGGGAGATCGACTTCATCCTGAAGATCGTCAGCCGCGACCTGCAAAGCTTCCAGGAATTCCTCACCAGCAAACTGACGCCGGCACCCAATGTCGCCAGCGTCAAGACAAGCCTGACCATCCGTACCGCCAAGCACGATCCGGGCGTTCCGCTGGAAAGCTGACCGGCACCGCTAGAGGGCGGAAAAGCGTTCGATATCCCTGATCCGTCCGGAGACGACGAGTTCGTCGTCGGGAAAGATGATGGTATCGGGGACGGCGTGGATGAAATCCTCCCCCTCCCGCTTCACGCCCACGATCGTCACGTCGAAGCGCTTGCGGCAATCGCTGGTCAGCAGCGGCACGCCGACGATGGGTTCGGGCGCGGATAGCTTGGCGATGGCGTATTCGGTATCGAAGGCGATGAAATCGCGCAGCCGTTCGTTCAACAGGTGGGCGACGCGTTCCCCCATTCGCTGTTCGGGAAAGACCACATGACGCGCCCCGGTGCGCTCCAGGATCCGGGCGTGGTTGTCATTGGTCGCCTTGGCCCAGATGTTCGCGATCCCGATATCGGCCAGCGCCAGCACGGTTAGCAGGCTCGCCTCTATGTCGGTGCCGATGGCGACCACGGCGGAATCGAAATCCTTCGCGCCAAGGCTTTCCAGCGTCTTGGTGTCGGTGCAGTCCGCTTCCACCACCTGCGTGAGATCGGCGGCGAATTCCTGCACCAGGGCGGGGTCGGTATCGGCGCCCAGCACCTCGTGCCCCATGTTTTCCAGCGTACGGGCGACCGCGCCGCCGAAGCGGCCAAGCCCGACGACCAGCACTGGCTTGCGTTTGTCAGCCGACAATCGGGTTCTCCTCTGAATAACGGAAGGGCCGGTCGCGCTCCCCCAGGGCAAGCGCCGTGGCCACGGTGATGGTTCCGACCCGGCCCACGAACATCAGCGCCGCGATTACCAGCAGCGCCGTGGGCGGCAGATCGGCGGTGATGCCGGTGGAAAGGCCGACGGTGGAAAAGGCGCTGATGCATTCGAACAGGATATCGTCGAGCGGCAGGTGGCTGATCGAGGCGATGTAGGTCGTCGCAACGAAGATCAGCGATGCGGCGAGGACCGTTACCGAGAGCGCCTGGCGCTGCACCGCCCCGCCGAAGCGCCGCTGGAACGCCACCGCGTCGCGCCGGCCGAGTATCTCGGAGGCGACGATGGCGAACAGGACGAAGAACGTCGTCACCTTGATACCGCCCGCCGTGCCCGCGCTGCCGCCGCCTATGAACATCAGGATGAAGTTGGCCATCAGCGTCTCGTCGTGAAAGCCGCCGACAGGGACGGAGTTGAAGCCGGCGGTGCGCGGCATCACCGAATGGAAGGCGGCGTTGAGGATCTTCGCCCCCCAGTTGAGCGGCCCGAGCGTCTGCGGATTGTGCCATTCCATCGCCAGGATCGCGGCGAAACCCGTCAGCAGCAAAGCGCCGGTACCGGCGACGGTGATCTTGCTGTGCAGCGTCCAGCGCCGCCAGCGCAGGCGCTTGGCTCGGATGTCCTGCATGACCGGAAAGCCGAGCGATGTGAGCACGACCGCGAACATCAGCGGGGAAAGGATCATCCAGTCGGTCTGGAAGCCGATGACGCTGTCGGAAAAGCTGGAGAAACCGGCATTGTTGAACGCGCTGACCGAATGGAAGGTGCCATGCCACGCCGCGGTGAGGAACGGCATGTGGTAATGCGCGGCGAAGCGCACCGTCAGCACCGCCGCGACCGCCGCTTCCACCACCACGGTCACGCGGAAGACCAGCCTGAGGACGGACGCCGCGTCGCTCGTTTCCAGGCGGCTGCGCTCGACATGCGTGGCCATCCGGTCGCGCAGGCCGAACCCGCGCCCGACGATCAGGCCGAGCAGGCTGGCCGCGGTCATGATGCCGAACCCGCCGACCTGGAACAACAGCAGGATGACCCCCTGGCCGAAGCCCGACCAGTAGGTCGGCGTATCGACGACGATGAGGCCGGTGACGGCGACCGCGCTGGTGGCGGTGAAGAAGCTGGTCAGAAGCGGCGCGCTGGTGCCGCCGGCGGTGGCGATCGGCAGGTCGAGCAGCGCGGTCCCGATCAGGATCGCGCACAGGAACAGGATCGGGATGAGCCGGATGGGGTGGCGCAGATGATGCATTCAGCGACCGCGCCCTGGCGTCGCGCCATGACCCCGCGCGGCCGTCACGCCGCGTCCGCTTCGCCCCGCTTTTCGAGCCATTCCTCGAGCCACTTGATCGTGTAGTTCCCTTCGAGGATGTCCGGCTGGCGGATCAGTTCCTCGTGCAGGGGAATGGACGTCTTGACCCCCTCGACCACCATTTCCTCCAACGCCCGGCGCAGCCGCATGATGCAGCGTTCGCGGGTCTTGCCGTAGACGATCAGCTTGGCGATCATGGAATCGTAATAGGGCGGGATCGAATAGCCGGCATAGATGCCGCTATCGACGCGCACATGCATTCCGCCCGCGGCGTGGTAATAGGTGATCTTGCCGGGGCTGGGGGCGAAGGTGAACGGATCCTCGGCATTGATCCGGCATTCGATGGCGTGGCCGGCGAAGGCGATGTCTTCCTGCGAGCAGCTCAGGTTCTTGCCGTCGGCGATACGGATCTGTTCGCGCACCAGGTCGATGCCGGTGATCATCTCCGTCACGGGATGCTCGACCTGCAGGCGGGTGTTCATCTCGATGAAGTAGAACTCGCCGTTTTCCCACAGGAACTCGATGGTGCCCGCCCCGCGATAGCCCATCTCGGCCATCGCCTGCGCCACCACGCCGCCCATGCGCGTGCGTTCCCCGGCGCTGATGACGGGGGAGGGCGCTTCCTCGAACACCTTCTGGTGCCGGCGCTGGAGCGAGCAGTCGCGCTCCCCCAGATGGATGGCATTGCCGTTGCCGTCGCCGAACACCTGGAACTCGATATGGCGCGGATTGCCGAGGTATTTCTCCAGATACATGGTGTCGTCGCCGAACGCGGCCTTCGCTTCGCTCTTGGCCTGGCGCACCAGGTTCTCCAGGCTGTCCGGCGAGGGGATGACCTTCATCCCGCGCCCGCCGCCGCCGCTCGCGGCCTTGACCAGCACCGGGTAGCCGATTTCCTCGGCCACGGCGCGAATCTCGTCCATCGTCTCCACCGCCCCTGCCGAACCGGGGACCAGCGGCAGGCCGAGCGCGCCGGCCGTCTTCTTCGCCTGCACCTTGTCGCCCATGGTGCGGATGTGATCGGGCTTGGGACCGATCCAGGCGATGTCGTGCGCCTCCACGATGTCGGCGAACTGCGCGTTTTCCGACAGGAAGCCGTATCCAGGATGGATCGCGTCGCAACCGGTGATCTCCGCCGCCGAGATGATCGCGGCGGTGTTGAGATAGCTTTCGCTCGCGGGCGGCGGGCCGATGCACACGGCGGCATCGGCGAGGCGCACGTGCATCGCGTCGGTATCGGCGGTGGAGTGGACCGCGACGGTCTCGATCCCCATCTCATGGGCCGCGCGGTGGATGCGCAGCGCGATCTCGCCGCGATTGGCGATGAGTATGCGCGATATGGCCATGCCCGTCCGCCCCCCGCCTTCAGCCCAGCACGATCAGGGGCTGGTCGAATTCGACCGGATCGGCATTGCCGACGAGGATTTCCGTCACCGTGCCGTCCCGGGGTGCCTCGATCGGGTTCATGACCTTCATGGCTTCCACGATCAGCAGCGTGTCCCCGGCCTTCACGGAGTCCCCGACGCTGACGAAATTGGGCTGGCCGGGCTCGGGGCCGAGATAGGCGGTGCCGACCATCGGCGAGCGGACCGCGTTGGCGTTGTCGGCGCCCTGCGGCTGCGCGGGCGCGGCGGCATCGCCGGAAGGTTGCTGGGGCGGCTGGCCCTGCGGTGCGGCCATCGCGGCGGGCTGCAGCATGGCCGGCGCCACGCCGCCGCCGCGCGACACGCGAATACGCATCTCGCCTTCCTCGACCTCGATTTCGGTCAGGCCGGTTTCGCCCAGCATGTCCGCCAGTTCGCGAACCAGCGCGGTATCCACCGACATGCCGTTCCCGCGCGGGGCGGAAGCGGCGGCAGGGGCCTTCTTGTCAGCCATACAATCCCTTCGGCTTATGCGACGATCTGATGACGGCAGGCGCTATAGCCTGCCGCAGGGCTTGGCAAGACGGGGCGCGCGGCCGCTCGCCGGCGCGGTCAGAGGCGGGCGACGGCGTCCAGCGCGAGTTCGTAGCTGCCGATGCCGAAGCCCGAGATGCTGCCGATCGCGGCCATGCCGATATAGCTCTTGTGACGATAGGCCTCGCGCCCCGCCGGGTTCGACAGGTGAACCTCTATCACCGGCGTGCGGATCGACTTGATCGCGTCGTACAGGGCCAGCGAGGTGTGGGTGAGGGCACCTGCATTGAGGATGACGGCCTTCGCCTGATCCCCCTGCGCCTCGTGCAGCCAATCGACCAGATGGCCTTCGTGGCTGGACTGGCGCATCTCGATATCGAAGCCCAGTTCCTTCCCGCGCGCTTCCATGCGGGTGGCGATATCATCCAGCGTTTCCTCGCCGTAGACGTCGGGCTCCCGCGTGCCGAGCATGTTGAGGTTCGGGCCGTTCAGGACATAGATTTTTTCACTCATGCCGCCCCCTTAGACGCCGGCGGGGCCGGCGGCCAAGGGGGTGCATCGGATTGATTGGCGCGGCGACGGCCCGGGGCGTTATTTTTCCACCCCCTTCACCTTTCCCCACTGCCGCGCGGCGGTGTAGCCGAGATAGCCGGTGCCGAAGAGGGCGTAGAGTTCTTCGGGCAGGCGGGACAGGTAGCCGGTGATGCCGCGCCCGATATCGTCCGCCGCCTGTGCGTCGAAGGCCGACAGGATCCCCATCGGGATGGCGAACAGCATGATTGCGTACATGACGTAGAGGAAGCTTGGCCGCGCAGGGCTGGTCCACGGGTCGCGGCTGTTGGCCTCGGCGATGATGGCCGACAGGCGCGCCTCGATCTG from Aurantiacibacter spongiae carries:
- a CDS encoding polysaccharide deacetylase family protein, whose protein sequence is MRNLLDPPPPHAAACFADGRTRFLLTVDTEEEFDWGKPLTRESHSTRSVPRLAKFQQFCEAQGVAPVYLVDWPIASSTRAAEILREPLAAGRAEIGVQLHPWVNPPFEEEVTQANSFAGNLPAGLEASKLTRLRDAIEENFGIAPLIYRAGRYGVGPNTARALADNGIAVDSSVRPHFDYSHAHGPDFRAHPLAPYWLDDARTLLELPLTTTFWGMLRRQGEAIYPRLWRAPVLRGALAKLGLLERVPLTPEGVSVQEAIRGIDMALDDGLPVLVLSFHSPSLSPGHTPYVRDEDDLDALYDWWRRVFAYLAGRGVAASSVRDVMAAVTR
- a CDS encoding ATP-binding protein; its protein translation is MQFDDRLATVLRMRTDSDAAARTQFRQLVDLMGTTRLPPTGAMTSAAYIVLGLLQRAIPEEDQSRILREPGTRLRVPRFVALLAEGPSKPAAAAMATARLREDEWLRLIPSLPVIARGFLRHRRDLPQSARQLLARLGVGDLVLTGAVAGALPAADGAQLPAPAPAPTPPASPQDTASPAADERTDAPAARQSQVESVGALLRRIEAFREERSGRSSLPEPLPARGRDRARTDAASDRFDFTTGADGAVIWADEDIAPLAVGLMLTAPTAGDLVRVSDRTRAALAHRQPLRAAPVTLAAAPAISGEWRMEATPVFEQATGGFAGYHGRLYRPLLLPANDEDSPADAMRQVLHELRTPVNALQGFAEIIQQQLFGAVPHEYRAHAAAISVDAAKLLAGFDEVDRLVKLEAGGMALEDGETDLRTALVETIRRLEGVLRPRNAGFALDVAGSPFAVALDRSDAMVLCWRLLATAAGAMGPGETIPAELRGDGQTITLKMEVPRSLLGEDGAPAAAPGQRRVVSAGMFGPGFAFRLAQAEARAAGGTLACEDEQVVLTLPALTAGDAGHSRTAG
- a CDS encoding Lrp/AsnC family transcriptional regulator; the protein is MATLDRIDRKLLAELQAEGRVTNVDLASRVGLTAPPCLRRVRALEEEGVIRGYHADLDASKLGFAITVFAMVSLRSQAEEDLKAFEDHIKTLPEVRECHMLNGEIDFILKIVSRDLQSFQEFLTSKLTPAPNVASVKTSLTIRTAKHDPGVPLES
- a CDS encoding potassium channel family protein, with the translated sequence MSADKRKPVLVVGLGRFGGAVARTLENMGHEVLGADTDPALVQEFAADLTQVVEADCTDTKTLESLGAKDFDSAVVAIGTDIEASLLTVLALADIGIANIWAKATNDNHARILERTGARHVVFPEQRMGERVAHLLNERLRDFIAFDTEYAIAKLSAPEPIVGVPLLTSDCRKRFDVTIVGVKREGEDFIHAVPDTIIFPDDELVVSGRIRDIERFSAL
- a CDS encoding TrkH family potassium uptake protein, encoding MHHLRHPIRLIPILFLCAILIGTALLDLPIATAGGTSAPLLTSFFTATSAVAVTGLIVVDTPTYWSGFGQGVILLLFQVGGFGIMTAASLLGLIVGRGFGLRDRMATHVERSRLETSDAASVLRLVFRVTVVVEAAVAAVLTVRFAAHYHMPFLTAAWHGTFHSVSAFNNAGFSSFSDSVIGFQTDWMILSPLMFAVVLTSLGFPVMQDIRAKRLRWRRWTLHSKITVAGTGALLLTGFAAILAMEWHNPQTLGPLNWGAKILNAAFHSVMPRTAGFNSVPVGGFHDETLMANFILMFIGGGSAGTAGGIKVTTFFVLFAIVASEILGRRDAVAFQRRFGGAVQRQALSVTVLAASLIFVATTYIASISHLPLDDILFECISAFSTVGLSTGITADLPPTALLVIAALMFVGRVGTITVATALALGERDRPFRYSEENPIVG
- the accC gene encoding acetyl-CoA carboxylase biotin carboxylase subunit, which translates into the protein MAISRILIANRGEIALRIHRAAHEMGIETVAVHSTADTDAMHVRLADAAVCIGPPPASESYLNTAAIISAAEITGCDAIHPGYGFLSENAQFADIVEAHDIAWIGPKPDHIRTMGDKVQAKKTAGALGLPLVPGSAGAVETMDEIRAVAEEIGYPVLVKAASGGGGRGMKVIPSPDSLENLVRQAKSEAKAAFGDDTMYLEKYLGNPRHIEFQVFGDGNGNAIHLGERDCSLQRRHQKVFEEAPSPVISAGERTRMGGVVAQAMAEMGYRGAGTIEFLWENGEFYFIEMNTRLQVEHPVTEMITGIDLVREQIRIADGKNLSCSQEDIAFAGHAIECRINAEDPFTFAPSPGKITYYHAAGGMHVRVDSGIYAGYSIPPYYDSMIAKLIVYGKTRERCIMRLRRALEEMVVEGVKTSIPLHEELIRQPDILEGNYTIKWLEEWLEKRGEADAA
- the accB gene encoding acetyl-CoA carboxylase biotin carboxyl carrier protein, which translates into the protein MADKKAPAAASAPRGNGMSVDTALVRELADMLGETGLTEIEVEEGEMRIRVSRGGGVAPAMLQPAAMAAPQGQPPQQPSGDAAAPAQPQGADNANAVRSPMVGTAYLGPEPGQPNFVSVGDSVKAGDTLLIVEAMKVMNPIEAPRDGTVTEILVGNADPVEFDQPLIVLG
- the aroQ gene encoding type II 3-dehydroquinate dehydratase, with translation MSEKIYVLNGPNLNMLGTREPDVYGEETLDDIATRMEARGKELGFDIEMRQSSHEGHLVDWLHEAQGDQAKAVILNAGALTHTSLALYDAIKSIRTPVIEVHLSNPAGREAYRHKSYIGMAAIGSISGFGIGSYELALDAVARL
- a CDS encoding holin family protein produces the protein MAILETLIGPIASIIDKVIPDKEARERAKIELVKLEGTQEMAQIEARLSAIIAEANSRDPWTSPARPSFLYVMYAIMLFAIPMGILSAFDAQAADDIGRGITGYLSRLPEELYALFGTGYLGYTAARQWGKVKGVEK